The following coding sequences lie in one Myxococcus xanthus genomic window:
- the rpmH gene encoding 50S ribosomal protein L34 — protein MSKRTYQPSKVRRNRAHGFRKRNATKGGRDVLKRRRAKGRKRLVVSAPKK, from the coding sequence GTGTCCAAGCGCACGTACCAGCCGTCGAAGGTCCGCCGCAATCGCGCCCACGGGTTCCGCAAGCGGAACGCCACCAAGGGCGGCCGGGATGTCCTCAAGCGCCGTCGTGCGAAGGGTCGCAAGCGGCTCGTCGTGTCCGCTCCCAAGAAGTAA
- the yidD gene encoding membrane protein insertion efficiency factor YidD, producing the protein MSPLAFVISLPIRFYRKFLGPLLPRVCRFHPSCSTYAMEALEKHGGLKGSWLTLWRLVRCQPFHPGGIDPVP; encoded by the coding sequence ATGAGCCCGCTGGCCTTCGTCATCTCGCTGCCCATCCGCTTCTACCGGAAGTTCCTTGGACCGCTGCTCCCTCGGGTGTGCCGGTTCCATCCCTCGTGCTCCACGTACGCCATGGAGGCGCTGGAGAAGCACGGCGGCCTCAAGGGGTCGTGGCTCACTCTCTGGCGGCTCGTGCGCTGCCAGCCCTTCCACCCCGGCGGTATCGACCCGGTGCCGTGA
- the rnpA gene encoding ribonuclease P protein component, which yields MRAEGATPGQSRPADQRFPKALRLLQRREFLEVQEGGQKVPSDCLLALVKRNGRPYSRVGLTVSSKVGNAVVRARLRRVLRELFRKRRMQWPSGLDVVLVARSSAKDASFPALSRAFDGVTRKLQRLPRAETKPKEPPR from the coding sequence GTGAGGGCCGAGGGTGCGACGCCGGGCCAGTCCCGCCCGGCAGACCAGCGCTTCCCCAAGGCCCTGCGCCTGCTTCAACGGCGCGAGTTCCTCGAGGTCCAGGAAGGCGGGCAGAAAGTCCCTTCGGACTGCCTCCTGGCCCTCGTGAAGCGCAATGGCCGGCCGTACTCGCGTGTTGGCCTGACCGTGTCGAGCAAAGTGGGCAACGCCGTCGTCCGAGCGCGCTTGAGGCGCGTCTTGCGGGAGCTTTTTCGTAAGCGCCGCATGCAATGGCCGTCAGGCCTGGACGTCGTCCTGGTGGCACGCTCCTCCGCGAAGGATGCTTCCTTTCCGGCGCTGTCGCGTGCCTTTGACGGTGTCACCCGTAAGCTGCAGCGGCTGCCCCGCGCGGAGACGAAGCCGAAGGAGCCGCCCAGATGA